One Candidatus Binatia bacterium genomic window, CGTTTCGGCGCGCCGGCGCCGCGCGGCACGGTCCATTCCCCGCATACGCAGCGGAAACTCGATGTTATCGCGTACCCTCAGATGCGGATACAGGGCGTAGCTCTGAAATACCATGGCGACATCGCGCGCCGCGGCGGGAAGAGTGTCGATACGGCGCTCTCCGAGACGAATCGTGCCGCCGGTCAGCGACTCCAGTCCGGCCGTCACTCGCAGCAATGTCGACTTGCCGCACCCCGACGGTCCGAGCACGGCTATCAATTCCCCGTCGTCGACCGTCAGGGTGAAATCCTCCAACACCGGCTGCCCGGCGAACGCTTTGCCCACCCCTTCGAATCGCACTGCCGCCATCAGCGTCCGCTCCCCGATAGCACGCCGGAACGCAGCGCCGGTTCGAGCAAGATGACGATGAGGACCGCCGGCACCAGCATGATCGCGGCCACCGCGCTGGCCAGCCCCGGATACCCGAACGCCGTCAGATAGTAGAGCAGCGGCGGCAGGGTTCGGTTGGTCACCTGCAGCAGCAACGCGGTCGCAAGCTCGTCCCACGACACTAGAAACACGAGCATGGCCGCCGCTCCAAGCGCGGGACGCACGAGCGGTAAGCTCACGTACCAGAACACCTCGAGCCCCGTCGCCCCGTCGAGGCGAGCCGCCTCCTCGAGATCGGACGGCACCTGGGCAAACCCGCTCCGGAGGACCAGGAAAGCCACCGGCAGGGCGAGCAGGGTGTGCGCGAGCCACAACCCTATGCCTCCCGGCTCGTTGTACAGACCGATCCGGACGAACAGCGCCGCCAGCGGGACCGCCACGGCGATCGACGGAAAGACACGCGCGAACACCGTCGCCCCATCGAGAATCCGGCCGGCATCCGCGCGGCGCGCCGCGACCCAGGCCGCCGGCAGCGCCAGCAGCAACGTCGACACCACCGTCAGCAAGGCGACCCGCAGGCTCCGCCACGCTCCGTCCGCGAGTTCGACGCTCGCCCCGAGCGCGGCGAAGTTCTCCACGGTCGGCTCCCGCGGCCACCACGTTGGCGGCCAGGCCACACTTTCCTGCTCGGGAGTGAACGCCTGCTTGAGCACCAACAGCGGCGGCACGAGCGCAACCGCGAGCAGCGCGAGTATCGGTACCGCCAGCCCGAGCCTGCGCGTCATGCAGCCACCCGCCGGCGTAACAACGGTACCGCCAACGCGGTACACGCGAGCGCCAGAACGCAGGCCGCGGCGGCCGCGGCGCCGTCGTCGCCGTAGTCTGACCACTGGTGCCAGGCGTATGACGACATCACCGGAACCCCCTCGACACCCGTCAGCACCAACGGCGTGGCAAACACCCGCATGGCGTCCACTCCGCGCAACAACACCGCGGCGCCAAGCGCGGGGCGCAGCAACGGCACGGTGATGAGTGCCGCCCGGCGCCACCACCCGGCCCCGTCGAGCCGGGCCGCCTCGTCGATCTCGTCCGGAATCGCCGCGCGCGCCGCCAACAACATGAGAAACACCACCGGCGTCACGTGCCAGGCATCGACCGCGATCACGGTCAGGTAAGCGGTTACCGTGCCCGGCACGAGCCACTCGACCGGTTCGACACCCGCCGCCAGCAACGCTGCGTTGGCGTAACCGCGGCTCGCGAAGATCGCGCGCATGATGCTCAGCACGACGATCTCGGGCAGCGCAAACGGAACGATCACGGTTGCACGCAGCAGTCGGCGCGCGGGCAACCGGGTCGAAAGGAACAACGCCAGCGCCAGTCCCGCCACGACCTCCACCGCGACGCTCGCCACCGGCACGACCACGTTGCCGGCAACGGCCCGCCAGAAAAGCCCGTCCCGCCAGAGTGTCCGCGCGTTGCCGAGACTCGGAAAGGCGCCCGTGAGCGGATCGGTGAGCGCCACATTCACCGCGTAGACGGTTGGGTACACGAGGAACAGCGCGAAGTAAGCCAGCAGCGGGGCGGCCGGCAGTGCCCACCACCACCCCCGCTCCGCGTTAGGGTGCATCGCCCGCCACCTCACGCGCCGCCGCCGCGAGAGCCGCGGCGGGCTCGGCACCGTGGAACATCACCGCGCGAAAGGCGTGCTGCCAGGCCCGACTCAGCCGGGGATAGTCGGCACGCTCCGGACGCGAGCGCACCGCTTCACGCATCGCGACGAAACCGTCGAGGACTCCGGCCGGATCGGCGATCGGCACGTCCCGCCGCGCCGAAAACCAGCCGAGCTGCCGCGCAAAGCGCGTCTGGGCCGCGCCTCCCACCAGGTAACGCACGAGCCGCAAGGCATCCTGCGGATGCGGCGCCGACCGCGGCACGCCGAGATAGCCGCCGCCAAGGACCGTGGTGCGGTCGCCATCGGCTGCCCGAGGCAGGGGCGCCGACCGTATCGTCGCCGGGGCCAAACCCTGGCCGGCGTACAGACTCATGGCGAAAGGCCAGTTGAGGTGCAACACGATCTCTCCCCGCGCCATCGCCGTGGCGATGGTCGCTTCCTTGAACGTCGCGCTTTGCGGGTCGATGTACGGCTCCAGCGCCGCAAAGAACCGGAACGCCGTCTGCGCACCCGCATCGTCCAACTGCTCGCCGCTGCCGCCGGCGGCCCACACGAACGGCAGGATATCGCAGGTCAGGCCCTCGTACAGGGCGCCCTTGAACCCGATGCGTCCCGGATAAGCGCGCGCCACGGCGAGCAACTCGTCCCAGGTGGCCGGCGGCGCCCCGAGCACCGCGTGATTGTAGATCAGGGCCTGCCATGCCAGCCGGTGCGGCACAAAACGCAGGCCGTCGATCTCGCCGGCTCGTCGCGATGCCGGCGTGAATGCCGCCAGCTCGGGCGCGAGCGCCGCGGTGTCCAACACGCGCACGTCCGCCGCCGCCAGCGCCAGGGAGTATACGTCCAACTCGACAAGGTCGATCGTCCCACGTCCGGCCAGCGATTCCGCCGCCAGGGCGCGCCGGATGTCGGCATACTGCTGCGGTACGACAGCGACCCGCAGCCCGGTTTCGACCTCGAAGTCCGCAATGACGCTCCGGTATACGGGGAGTTCCCCAGGGAGAACGGCCACGGCCACGGTGAGCGCGTCGGGTCGAGCCGAACACCCCGAGAACACGCATACGACCGCGGCAAGACACGCCAGCCCGATGCGGTGCGGCCGGCGCCGGCACCGCTCGGCCCGAACGGGATGTCCTGAACTCGGTGTCGAGGCGGGCCGGACTTGACCGCGGTCGCGGCTTCCGTCATGTGACGGACCCGATCGACGGCCGGCCAGCGGCAACCGACAAATCCGCATGTGCCGGCCCTAGCACCGGACCGACCCCAGTGAAACACTTCGCTTTCTTTCAAGCCGCGCTGGCGATGGCCGTGGGCATGCTAGCCCAGACGGTTGCCACTCGTCTGGCATTGCCGAGCATCGTCGTGCTGTTCGCCGCCGGGATCGCCATCGGCCCCGACGGCCTCGGGTGGTTCGACCCGCGGGCGTTTGCCGGTGCGCAATCCGATCTCGTCACTCTCGCCGTCACCGTCATCCTGTTCGAAGGCAGTCTCGGACTTCGGCTCGACGAACTTCGGCGCCTGCAACGGAGTCTCGGCTTGCTACTGACGCTTGGCGGGCTGGTGTCGTTTGCCATCGGAACCTTGGCGGCCCGCTATTTCCTCGGGCTGCCGTGGGGTATTTCCTCCCTGTACGGCGCACTGATGATCGTCACCGGCCCGACGGTCGTCACGCCGCTGCTGAGCCGATTGCCGCTGCCCCGGTCACTGCGCGAGCTGCTCATCGGCGAGGCGGTGCTCATCGACCCGCTCGGCGCCATCGCCGCCATCGTCGTGCTCGATTACGTCCTCGGCAACGCCCCGGCGTGGGAGGCCTTCTGGCTCCTCGGCACGCGGCTCGGGGTCGGAGCCGCCGTGGGCGCTGCCGCCGGTTTCGTGCTCGCCGTGCTGCTGCGGCGCGGCTGGATTCCCGACAGTCTGCGAAACCCTGCCGTGCTGGCGGTCGTCCTGCTGGCCGCCGGCGGTGCCAGCCGGGTGTCGTCCGAAGCCGGGTTGATGGCTGCCGTTGCGCAGGGCGTCGTGATGGCAAACGCCCGGCTCCCCGACGTGGGCCGCCTGCGGCAGTTCAAGGAGGAACTGACCGTCCTGCTTCTCTCGTTTATATTCGTCGTGCTTGCGGCGGCCTTGCCTCTGCGTGCCGTGCGCGATCTCGGGTGGAACGTGGTATGGGTGGTGGCCACCCTCGCATGGATTGGTCGTCCGTTGGCGGTGTTTCTGTGCACCCGAGGCAGCCGG contains:
- a CDS encoding carbohydrate ABC transporter permease — protein: MTRRLGLAVPILALLAVALVPPLLVLKQAFTPEQESVAWPPTWWPREPTVENFAALGASVELADGAWRSLRVALLTVVSTLLLALPAAWVAARRADAGRILDGATVFARVFPSIAVAVPLAALFVRIGLYNEPGGIGLWLAHTLLALPVAFLVLRSGFAQVPSDLEEAARLDGATGLEVFWYVSLPLVRPALGAAAMLVFLVSWDELATALLLQVTNRTLPPLLYYLTAFGYPGLASAVAAIMLVPAVLIVILLEPALRSGVLSGSGR
- a CDS encoding sugar ABC transporter permease, which produces MHPNAERGWWWALPAAPLLAYFALFLVYPTVYAVNVALTDPLTGAFPSLGNARTLWRDGLFWRAVAGNVVVPVASVAVEVVAGLALALFLSTRLPARRLLRATVIVPFALPEIVVLSIMRAIFASRGYANAALLAAGVEPVEWLVPGTVTAYLTVIAVDAWHVTPVVFLMLLAARAAIPDEIDEAARLDGAGWWRRAALITVPLLRPALGAAVLLRGVDAMRVFATPLVLTGVEGVPVMSSYAWHQWSDYGDDGAAAAAACVLALACTALAVPLLRRRVAA
- a CDS encoding extracellular solute-binding protein, which encodes MAVAVLPGELPVYRSVIADFEVETGLRVAVVPQQYADIRRALAAESLAGRGTIDLVELDVYSLALAAADVRVLDTAALAPELAAFTPASRRAGEIDGLRFVPHRLAWQALIYNHAVLGAPPATWDELLAVARAYPGRIGFKGALYEGLTCDILPFVWAAGGSGEQLDDAGAQTAFRFFAALEPYIDPQSATFKEATIATAMARGEIVLHLNWPFAMSLYAGQGLAPATIRSAPLPRAADGDRTTVLGGGYLGVPRSAPHPQDALRLVRYLVGGAAQTRFARQLGWFSARRDVPIADPAGVLDGFVAMREAVRSRPERADYPRLSRAWQHAFRAVMFHGAEPAAALAAAAREVAGDAP
- a CDS encoding cation:proton antiporter — encoded protein: MKHFAFFQAALAMAVGMLAQTVATRLALPSIVVLFAAGIAIGPDGLGWFDPRAFAGAQSDLVTLAVTVILFEGSLGLRLDELRRLQRSLGLLLTLGGLVSFAIGTLAARYFLGLPWGISSLYGALMIVTGPTVVTPLLSRLPLPRSLRELLIGEAVLIDPLGAIAAIVVLDYVLGNAPAWEAFWLLGTRLGVGAAVGAAAGFVLAVLLRRGWIPDSLRNPAVLAVVLLAAGGASRVSSEAGLMAAVAQGVVMANARLPDVGRLRQFKEELTVLLLSFIFVVLAAALPLRAVRDLGWNVVWVVATLAWIGRPLAVFLCTRGSRLTWQERAFASWICPRGIVAASVAALFGILLTEAGIPGGEALEALVFVTVGLTVTVQGLSAGAVARVLGVDQPELRDTLIVGADAFGRLVARALEAQQRQVVLIDRNPRLCADARREGLRALDGDALSIDDLEEAGARHADTVVALTRNPELNLLVAHRVRDNFPAERVLAVGEVAGASQVRAPFPGQRPPVDEINRQLHSARTQLVAYNEPDSAIAGKSLDALPYAPGEFAVILQRRGRATVAIAADVLLPDDVLFCLRPLATGSPLESSFAHAATLD